The following are from one region of the Platichthys flesus chromosome 2, fPlaFle2.1, whole genome shotgun sequence genome:
- the LOC133971829 gene encoding mitochondrial potassium channel-like translates to MVARGMVREAHASLEALQVRLKEVWDRLDQVSREEAHYLELATLEHKLLQEERRHRTTYENAEESEREKFNLFSAAVRGSHEKERTRAERTKNWSIIGSVLGTLIGVMGSTYVNRVRLQELKTLLLEAQKGPESLQEALQVQAGNHRSQRDELGALIDSLKVTLNDAFTTRSAVLKVQRAPAPEPPSVPVSALKDLTIFSQRTQSLLESLQPQLGQLEQGLGRVESKLSVVKGLLDARPQAEPRAPEPRVERPEREQRVDLWESEVAARRLEETQRTLGEGIRTNTIYNAVFTYTATAITISAVYLMLRGAG, encoded by the exons ATGGTGGCCAGAGGGATGGTGCGTGAGGCCCATGCCAGCCTGGAGGCCCTGCAGGTCCGGCTGAAGGAGGTCTGGGACCGGCTGGACCAAGTGTCCAGGGAGGAGGCTCATTACCTGGAGCTGGCCACGCTGGAGCACAAACTGCTGCAG GAGGAGCGGCGTCACCGGACAACCTACGAGAATGCTGAGGAATCGGAGAGGGAGAAGTTCAATTTGTTTTCAGCAGCCGTCAGAGGGAGCCACGAAAAGGAGAGGACAAGAGCCGAACGGACCAAGAACTGGTCCATCATTGGCTCGGTGCTGGGAACCCTGATCGGGGTCATGGGATCCACATATGTCAACCGTGTCCgcctgcag GAGCTGAagactctgctgctggaggcccaGAAGGGTCCAGAGAGTCTGCAAGAAGCTCTCCAAGTCCAGGCAGGAAACCATCGCTCCCAGCGGGACGAGCTCGGAGCTCTCATTGACAGCCTCAAGGTCACTTTGAACGACGCCTTCACCACGAGGAGCGCAGTCCTCAAAGTCCAGAGAGCTCCAGCACCAGAGCCACCCAGTGTGCCTGTCTCAGCCTTAAAAGACCTCACCATCTTTAGCCAAAGGACACAGTCTCTGCTCGAGTCCCTCCAACCTCAACTGGGACAACTGGAGCAAGGACTTGGTAGAGTTGAGAGCAAACTGTCGGTGGTGAAAGGGCTGCTGGACGCCAGACCACAGGCCGAACCCCGGGCTCCTGAGCCGCGGGtagagagaccagagagagaacagagagtgGACCTGTGGGAATCTGAGGTGGCAGCCAGGCGTCTTGAGGAGACCCAGAGGACGCTGGGAGAGGGGATAAGGACAAACACTATTTATAATGCTGTGTTTACTTACACCGCCACCGCCATCACCATCTCTGCCGTCTACCTGATGCTCAGGGGAGCTGGTTAG